From the genome of Plasmodium malariae genome assembly, chromosome: 9, one region includes:
- the PmUG01_09030000 gene encoding conserved Plasmodium protein, unknown function, producing the protein MNITPEKNSNTEDCMFCRVTGTLVFGSLSFYSFLKFLQAEKRTGDKKFFGLISLCFSFLAIYRASSTSKPILNKTTKNVKQQ; encoded by the coding sequence ATGAACATAACACCTGAAAAAAACTCAAACACAGAAGATTGCATGTTTTGTCGAGTTACAGGTACGCTAGTATTTGGAAGTCtatcattttattcatttctaaaatttttacaagcCGAAAAAAGAACAGgtgataaaaaattttttgggTTAATTTCTCTTTGTTTTAGTTTCCTAGCAATATATAGAGCAAGTAGTACATCTAAGCCGATCTTAAATAAAACAACTAAAAATGTTAAACAACAATAA